GCGCTCACGGGGCATGCCATGGTCTGCGTCCTGGAGGCCGCTACGCCCGAGGACGGCTACGCCTGGATGACCGAGGCGATGCCGGGCATGCCCATGCAATCCCTCCTCGTGCACCACACGCGCGACGCCACGACGGGCGCCCTCACGATGTCGCTCCACGAGACGCAGCCCACGGAAGACGGCGGCGCGCTGCGCGTCGTGCCATGGACGCCAGCCCCCCCCGTGCGTACCTAGCAGTGCTGCTCGACGGCCGAGACCAGCTCCTCGATCCTGGGCGGCTTCTTGATGTACGACGCCGCCCGGAGCTTCTCCGCGTTGGCCTGCACGTCCCGGTACGCGGACACGACGATGATGGGGATGTTGGCGAGCACCGGGTCCTGGACCTGGGCCTCCCGGAAGGTCTGCCCGTCCATGACGGGCATCATCAGGTCCAGCAGGATGAGGCAGGGCAGCACGGTCGCGCTCTTGAGGTAGGCCAGGGCCAGCGCGCCATTGGCCGCGCCGACGACTTCACAGCCGTGCTCCTCCAGGATTTCGATGAGGACCTCGCGAATCTCGTCGTCATCCTCGACGACCATCACCTTGTGCCGCCTCATGGCGCCACCCCCGTCCCCGTCGCTGGGGGCGTGCCCGTCGCCGCCCCTGCGCCGCGGGGCAGGATGACGACGAAGCGCGCACCGTGAGGCTTCACGGCCTCCACGGAGATGGTGCCGCCGTGGCCCTCCACGATTTCCCGCGCGACATACAGCCCCAGGCCCATGCCTCCGTAGTGGCGCAGGGAGGCCGCGCGCTCGAACCGGCCGAAGATGCGCGCCCACTCGGACTCGGGGATGCCCGGTCCCTGGTCGGAGACCGTGAGCACCGCGTTGGCGCCCTCCGCCCTCACCGAGAGCTCCACCGGAGTCCCGGCGGCATACTTGAGGGCGTTGGCCAGCAGGTTGGTGACCACCTGCTCCAGGCGGAGCCGGTCCCATTCGCCGGAGACGGGCTCCTCCAGGCGGAGGAGCAGCTCGCAGCCGGCCCGGGCGGCCTGCTCACGGAAGCGCTCGGTGACCTCCTCCACGCACCGGGCCAGGTCGAACCCGCTGCGCGACAGGCTGAAGCGGCCCGTGGCGATGCGGGACACGTCCAGCAGCGTCTCCACCAGGTCCAGCAGCCGCTCCGCGCCCTTGTAGGCACGCTCGGCCTTGGTGCGGACCTTCGTGTCCAGGGACTGGACCCCCTGGAGCAGGCTCTGGAGCTGGAGGTGGAGGGCGCTCAGCGGCGTCCTCAGCTCGTGGGAGGCAATGGAGAGGAACTCGTCTCGCAGGCGGATGGCTTCCTGCGCCTGGGCAAGCCGGAGCCGCTCTTCTTCCGCACGGCGCCGCTCCGTCAGGTCGCGGGTGACCTTCGCGAACCCGACGAGCTGGCCGTCGCGGTTCCTCACGGGCTCGATGACGACATTGGCCCAGAACCGTGAGCCGTCCTTGCGCAGCCGCCAGCCCTCCTCCTCGAACTTGCCCTCGGCGATGGCGACCTCGAGCTCCCGCTCGCACTTGCCGCTGGTGGCCTCATCGGGCGGGTAGAAGCGCGAGAAGTGCTGGCCGATGATTTCCTGGGGCGCGTAGCCCTTGATGCGCGCGGCCCCCGTATTCCACGTGGCCACGCGGCCCTGGGGGTCGAGCATGAAGATGGCATGGTCCTTCACGCTGTTGACGAGGAGCCGGAAGCGCTCCTCGCTCTGGCGGAGCGCGTCCTCCGCCATGCGCCGCTCCGTCAGGTCGCGGGTGACCTTCGTGTACCCCTGCAGCACGCCCGCCGTGTCGTAGAGCGCGGTAATCACCACGTCCGCCCAGAACCGGCTCCCGTCCTTCCGGACGCGCCAGCCCTCGTCCTCGATGCGCCCCTGCTGGCGCGCGAGCTGGAGCAGGTGCTGGGGCCTGCCCGCGGCGACGTCTTCCGGCGCGTAGAAGACGGAGATGAACTTCCCGATGATCTCCGTGCCCTGGTAGCCCTTGATGGCCTG
Above is a window of Pyxidicoccus xibeiensis DNA encoding:
- a CDS encoding sensor histidine kinase, coding for MSRTVQPIQPAEEPGPTQETPRQSDERIRLMVGSVKDYAIFMLDDQGRVETWNAGAQAIKGYQGTEIIGKFISVFYAPEDVAAGRPQHLLQLARQQGRIEDEGWRVRKDGSRFWADVVITALYDTAGVLQGYTKVTRDLTERRMAEDALRQSEERFRLLVNSVKDHAIFMLDPQGRVATWNTGAARIKGYAPQEIIGQHFSRFYPPDEATSGKCERELEVAIAEGKFEEEGWRLRKDGSRFWANVVIEPVRNRDGQLVGFAKVTRDLTERRRAEEERLRLAQAQEAIRLRDEFLSIASHELRTPLSALHLQLQSLLQGVQSLDTKVRTKAERAYKGAERLLDLVETLLDVSRIATGRFSLSRSGFDLARCVEEVTERFREQAARAGCELLLRLEEPVSGEWDRLRLEQVVTNLLANALKYAAGTPVELSVRAEGANAVLTVSDQGPGIPESEWARIFGRFERAASLRHYGGMGLGLYVAREIVEGHGGTISVEAVKPHGARFVVILPRGAGAATGTPPATGTGVAP
- a CDS encoding response regulator, encoding MRRHKVMVVEDDDEIREVLIEILEEHGCEVVGAANGALALAYLKSATVLPCLILLDLMMPVMDGQTFREAQVQDPVLANIPIIVVSAYRDVQANAEKLRAASYIKKPPRIEELVSAVEQHC